In Ischnura elegans chromosome 6, ioIscEleg1.1, whole genome shotgun sequence, one genomic interval encodes:
- the LOC124161186 gene encoding armadillo repeat-containing protein 7-like — MFSTEEDLIHRTGKNGVPRRPFLQELVNEFQDSDSEEAKEQVLANLANFAYDPINYKFFRELMVIDLFLDQITEGTETLIHFALAGLCNLCLDPENKEYILGCGGVKIVASCLSTKNVETLLNAITTLMYLVTPDSKSEITSPAIVDCMQRLSTSKNPRIKNLAVIFLEDYCSSNLLNPANNAMNTASKPSTSNYNSS, encoded by the exons ATGTTTAGCACAGAAGAAGATTTAATTCATCGCACCGGAAAAAACGGTGTGCCTCGGCGACCATTTCTTCAAGAGTTGGTGAATGAATTTCAAGATAGTGATTCTGAAG aagccAAAGAGCAAGTATTAGCAAATCTTGCTAATTTTGCGTATGACCCCATCAACTACAAGTTTTTTCGAGAGTTGATGGTGATAGATTTATTTTTAGACCAAATCACGGAGGGAACTGAAACTCTTATTCACTTTGCTTTAGCTGGATTATGCAATTTATGCTTGG ATccagaaaataaagaatatattcTTGGATGTGGCGGAGTTAAAATAGTTGCTTCATGCTTGTCTACGAAGAATGTCGAAACTTTGCTTAATGCTATAACTACTCTGATGTACCTTGTCACACCAGATTCAAAATCAG aaattaCTAGCCCAGCTATAGTTGATTGCATGCAGCGGCTTTCAACTAGCAAGAATCCTCGCATAAAAAATTTAGCTGTCATATTTCTTGAGGATTATTGCTCATCAAATCTGTTGAATCCAGCAAACAATGCAATGAATACGGCTTCAAAACCCTCCACTTCCAATTACAATTCCAGCTAA